The genomic stretch CTTATTTATGGTTACATGCTCTTCCGGCTTGTTTGCATGCTCATGTACTACAGACAAATAAGGTGAGTTGTACTGTTGAATAATTTTCAGTGTATTGACTACAAACTGCAATATTGTGTGTGTAAAATAGTCTATTGCTCCTTTTTCCAGGTATTGGTCTTCTACTTCGTACGATGTGTCTTAGCTTTCTCatgctgtgtctgtgagctCTATTTTTACAAGTGagttacttgtttgttttgaaatgcagactaaatcaaaacaaatataaaccaTGCAGCAAAATGCATATATGACTTTTTTCAGGGCAGTTTGTAAGAAATTTGGTTTGCATGTTGGTCGTCTGATGTTGGCTTTCCTCGTCTTGAGTACTGGCATGTTCTGCTCATCTGCAGGTTGGTAGCCTACTTAATACATCAGgtaaaatgcatgtatttctTACTTTCTTACTTAAATTAACTACTGACTATTAGTTTTAGATTCTTCtcaactaaatacattttaaaattgggTTCAACAAGAAGTTGTCGCATCAGTATGCATTATtgcattatctttttttttttcctgaaattaTTTCAGCCTTCCTGCCGTCCTCCTTTTGCATGTACACTACACTGGTGGCCATGACTGGATGGTTTCAGGATTCAACTCCTCTGGCTGTTTTGGGTGTGGCTGCTGGTGCCATTGTTGGATGGCCattctctgctctgattgggtaagtctttagtcttatttttatgaaatgtttaaagggcattttaaaaagagatatttttttttcctcaatagTATACCAATTGCATTTGACTTACTGGTGTTGAGGAGACAGTGGAAGAGTTTTATTACCTGGACAGCTATTGCTTTATTGCTGTTTTTGGTAAGAATGTCCATTTTGAAACAATGTTTTATCAAATAGAATACAGCAGTGTAATATCACACATCTGTGACATAATGGGCCAATATGATAACAAAACTATTGTTAACTTGAAGTAATTTGAGTATAAAATACTCtactttttacagtgttttatgttgtttgtaGGTACCTTTGGTGGCTGTAGACTCATTCTTTTATGGGAAGCTGGTGGTTGCACCCCTCAATATTTTGCTGTACAATGTCTTCACACCACATGGGCCTGATCTGTATGGTAAAATGGTCATCATAATTATTATAACGGTTATTacagtttcatattttttcacaaatgttaggtatgtttgtttttaggaaCAGAACCCTGGCCTTTCTACTTCATAAATGGATTTCTGAACTTTAATCTGGTCTTTGCTCTGGCTCTATTTTCCCTGCCACTCACCGCCCTCATGGAGACGCTGTTGCACAGATTTAATGGTGAGGACCCTCTGTTTAGTAAGGCATATCACAGCTGTGCACTTCCTGGCACCTGAATTGTTTGAGTTATGTTTAAAGAGATATTTGAAAATGCAAAGATATAAttccaaatgttttaaataaatttgtttGACATGCAGTACAAAACCTGGGCCGTCCATATTGGCTGACTCTGTCTCCAATGTATTTGTGGATGTTGGTTTTCTTCACCAGACCTCACAAAGAAGAGCGCTTTCTCTTCCCCATCTACCCACTGATCTGCCTCTGTGGAGCTGTTGCCCTGTCATCTCTccaagtgtttttcttttcagattaaaataatatgttttctgtgtttgaaTGTAGATGTCAATAACAATATGTTTTTGCCACAGAAATGctaccacttcctgtttcagagATATCGATTAGAGCATTACACTGTCTCTTCAAACTGGCTGGCCTTAAGTGCAGTTATGGTCTTTGCGGTGCTCTCTCTGTCTAGATCTGTGGCTCTCTTTAGAGGTGTGCATCCCATttaatttatttccttttaGTAACTATTGATCATGACCaagctgggtttttttttggtttacagCTTACCATGCTCCTCTAGACTTGTATCCAGAGTTTCATCGCATCGCCAAAGACCCCACTCTGCACTCAGTACCTGAAGGCCGGCCTGTTAGCGTGTGTGTGGGCAAAGAGTGGTACCGCTTTCCCAGTAGCTTCCTTCTACCGCACAAGTGAGTATCCAGTGTTGCAACTATCAGCTAACTAATGAGTTTTTTGAGACATTTTCAATTTCTCACTTGAAAATAACTAATAACCATAACATTTCGCTGATTTTGTGGAGTTACTTGCTTCAAAATGATACTTTGCTATGATTAACTTTTTTCCCTTATTTTCAGTTGGCAGCTACACTTCATTCAGTCAGAGTTTAAGGGGCAGTTACCTCAGCCATACTCACCTGGTCCTTTAGCAACGCAAATGATTCCTGCAAATATGAATGACCAGAATCTGGAAGAGCCATCCAGATATGTATGTGTTTCTTTTAATTTGTTACATGATAcaactcaatatttatcatccTGTTATGACAACCTAATATTTAGCAGTACTCTCAAAACACATCTTTTGGACTAGACCAGTTATTAGTTCTTAGCTGAAGATTCTTTGAACATTTGATAGACAGAGCTTCATGTTTAGTCTAAACTCTTGTCATATCTGAAACCTTATCAGCCTCACTCAAATCTTTAGTCCTGCCTAggtcatttttaacagtttaaattatAGACAATATAATCTTCAAATGTTGCATATTTCAAAAACAATTGccatattattttcaatttcaTTATATCTTCCACCTTTTTAATCCTCATATGGCACCTGCTTAGTTGTATgcctattaaaaaaatatgtattggcTTGTTCACACCCATCATCACCTACCTTCTGTTTATGCAGGTAGATTTAAAGCAGTGTCACTACTTGGTTGACTTGGACTTAAAAGAAGAAACACTGCTTGAGCCACGCTACTCGTCTAAAGAAGAGTGGAATATTATTGCGTATAAACCATTCCTACAAGCATCAAGGTATTTATTCTGAACAATGACTACCACAACACACGTCAATGG from Periophthalmus magnuspinnatus isolate fPerMag1 chromosome 14, fPerMag1.2.pri, whole genome shotgun sequence encodes the following:
- the alg9 gene encoding alpha-1,2-mannosyltransferase ALG9, producing MAAKGLRQRTRRGSRQDANNVNTQADRQHKEEKGGEESKITEATRQDSVSRGGQVWAPEGSTAFKCLLSARFCAALLSNISDCDETFNYWEPMHFLLYGTGMQTWEYSPLYAIRSYAYLWLHALPACLHAHVLQTNKVLVFYFVRCVLAFSCCVCELYFYKAVCKKFGLHVGRLMLAFLVLSTGMFCSSAAFLPSSFCMYTTLVAMTGWFQDSTPLAVLGVAAGAIVGWPFSALIGIPIAFDLLVLRRQWKSFITWTAIALLLFLVPLVAVDSFFYGKLVVAPLNILLYNVFTPHGPDLYGTEPWPFYFINGFLNFNLVFALALFSLPLTALMETLLHRFNVQNLGRPYWLTLSPMYLWMLVFFTRPHKEERFLFPIYPLICLCGAVALSSLQKCYHFLFQRYRLEHYTVSSNWLALSAVMVFAVLSLSRSVALFRAYHAPLDLYPEFHRIAKDPTLHSVPEGRPVSVCVGKEWYRFPSSFLLPHNWQLHFIQSEFKGQLPQPYSPGPLATQMIPANMNDQNLEEPSRYVDLKQCHYLVDLDLKEETLLEPRYSSKEEWNIIAYKPFLQASRSSPIFRAFYIPFISDHHTTYRRYVILKPRRQKQSRKRSHG